In the Carassius gibelio isolate Cgi1373 ecotype wild population from Czech Republic chromosome A2, carGib1.2-hapl.c, whole genome shotgun sequence genome, one interval contains:
- the mau2 gene encoding MAU2 chromatid cohesion factor homolog, giving the protein MMAAGAEAPDSWYLALLGFAEHFRTSSPPKIRLCVHCLQAVFQFKPPQRVEARTHLQLGSVLYHHTKNSELARTHLEKAWFISQQIAQFEDVKFEAASLLSELYCQQNLVDSAKPLLRKAIQISQQTPYWHCRLLFQLAQLHTLEKDLVSACDLLGVGAEYARVVGSEYTRALFLLSKGMLLLMERKLQEVHPLLTLCGQIVETWQGNPIQKESLRVFFLVLQVTHYLDAGQVKSVKPCLKQLQQCIQTISTLHDDEILPSNSADLFHWLPKEHMCVLVYLVTVMHSMQAGYLEKAQKYTDKALMQLEKLKMLDCSPILSSFQVILLEHIIMCRLVTGHKATALQEISQVCQLCQQSPRLFSNHAAQLHTLLGLYCISVNCMDNAEAQFTTALRLTSHQELWTFIVTNLASVYIREGNRHQELYNLLERINPDQNFPVSSHCLRAAAFYIRGLLSFFQGRYNEAKRFLRETLKMSNAEDLNRLTACSLVLLGHIFYVLGNHRESNNMVVPAMQLASKIPDMSVQLWSSALLKDLNKACGNSMDAHEAAQMHQNFSQQLLQDHIAACSLPEHNLISWTEGPPPVQIQAQNGPTTSLASLL; this is encoded by the exons atGATGGCGGCAGGCGCGGAGGCCCCGGACTCCTGGTATCTCGCTCTTCTCGGTTTCGCCGAACATTTCCGGACCTCCAGTCCTCCCAAAATCCGCTTGTGTGTGCACTGCCTGCAGGCCGTCTTCCAGTTCAAGCCCCCGCAGAGAGTGGAAGCCCGCACTCACCTGCAGCTCGGCTCGGTGCTCTACCACCACACGAAGAACAGCGAGCTGGCCCGCACACACCTCGAGAAAGCG tgGTTCATCTCACAGCAA ATAGCTCAGTTTGAGGATGTGAAGTTCGAGGCGGCGAGTCTCCTGTCGGAGCTCTACTGTCAGCAG AACTTGGTTGATTCTGCGAAACCACTGCTGAGGAAGGCCATCCAGATCTCACAGCAGACCCCCTACTGGCACTGCAGACTACTCTTCCAGCTCGCG CAACTGCACACGCTGGAGAAGGACCTGGTGTCTGCGTGTGATCTGCTGGGGGTCGGAGCGGAGTACGCCAGAGTCGTGGGCTCTGAATACACCAG AGCTCTCTTCCTGCTGAGCAAAGGCATG CTGCTGCTGATGGAGCGTAAGCTGCAGGAGGTGCATCCGCTCCTGACTCTCTGTGGACAGATCGTGGAGACCTGGCAGGGAAACCCCATCCAGAAGGAGTCTCTGCGCGTCTTCTTCCTGGTGCTGCAGGTCACACATTACCTGGACGCCGGacag gtgaagAGCGTCAAGCCGTGTCTGAAGCAGCTGCAGCAGTGCATCCAGACCATCTCCACGCTCCACGATGATGAGATCCTGCCCAGTAACTCGGCCGATCTCTTCCACTGGCTGCCCAAAGAGCACATGTGTGTCCTGGTCTACCTG gtgacgGTCATGCACTCGATGCAGGCTGGGTATCTGGAGAAAGCTCAGAAATACACTGATAAAGCCCTCATGCAGCTGGAGAAGCTGAAGA tgtTGGACTGCAGCCCCATCCTGTCCTCGTTTCAAGTTATTCTGCTGGAGCACATCATCATGTGTCGTCTGGTGACGGGACACAAGGCCACGGCGCtgcaggag atctcTCAGGTGTGTCAGCTCTGTCAGCAGTCTCCACGGCTCTTCTCCAATCACGCGGCTCAGCTCCACACACTGCTG ggcttGTACTGTATCTCTGTTAACTGTATGGACAACGCTGAGGCCCAGTTCACGACAGCGCTACGG ctcACCTCCCATCAGGAGCTGTGGACGTTCATCGTCACTAACCTGGCGAGTGTGTACATCAGAGAGGGGAACAGACATCAGGAG CTCTACAACCTGTTAGAGAGGATAAACCCAGACCAAAACTTCCCCGTCAG TTCTCACTGTCTGCGCGCCGCTGCCTTCTACATCCGAGGCCTTCTGTCCTTCTTCCAGGGACGCTACAATGAAGCCAA gCGTTTCCTGCGCGAGACGCTGAAGATGTCGAATGCGGAGGATCTGAATCGTCTGACGGCCTGCTCTCTGGTGCTGCTAGGACACATATTCTACGTGCTGGGGAACCACAGA gagAGTAACAACATGGTGGTTCCTGCGATGCAGCTGGCCAGTAAGATCCCAGACATGTCTGTGCAGCTCTGGTCATCCGCTCTGCTCAAGG ATCTGAACAAGGCTTGTGGGAACTCGATGGACGCACATGAAGCAGCGCAGATGCACCAGAACTTCTCCCAGCAGCTCCTGCAGGATCACATCGCCGCCTGCAGCCTGCCGGAGCACAACCTCATCAGc TGGACTGAAGGACCTCCTCCTGTGCAGATTCAAGCTCAGAACGGACCCACCACCAGCCTGGCCAGCctgctttaa